Proteins from one Natrinema salinisoli genomic window:
- a CDS encoding helix-turn-helix domain-containing protein: protein MSSDDTDEHPVDGANDGDESLERSTDVVDHEGEEFGRNPTVEELDQRIVDLLSWILDTETRAKIYVFLLANPGSTSEEVAKGTGLYPSTVREALAELHDEERVTREKRANEGAGNNPYEYTAIQPSDLVGGVVDQVQRELNTIFTLDRVLDREEEREPSIDPGDDVEPVTITVDDTAPMPPDESELDDDSDAGAGTDVVEFEDDDIDDGEDD, encoded by the coding sequence ATGAGTTCCGACGACACTGACGAGCACCCGGTCGACGGTGCGAACGACGGAGACGAATCGCTCGAGCGGTCAACCGACGTCGTCGACCACGAGGGGGAGGAATTCGGCCGAAACCCCACGGTCGAGGAACTCGATCAGCGAATCGTCGACTTGCTGTCGTGGATCCTGGACACGGAAACGCGCGCGAAGATCTACGTGTTCCTGTTGGCTAACCCCGGAAGCACCTCCGAGGAGGTCGCGAAGGGGACCGGGCTCTATCCCAGTACCGTCCGCGAAGCGCTGGCGGAGCTCCACGACGAAGAGCGCGTCACGCGAGAGAAACGCGCCAACGAGGGGGCCGGGAACAACCCCTACGAGTACACGGCGATCCAGCCGAGCGACCTCGTCGGCGGCGTCGTCGATCAGGTCCAGCGGGAGCTGAATACCATCTTCACCCTCGATCGAGTCCTCGACCGGGAGGAGGAACGCGAGCCCAGCATTGACCCCGGAGACGATGTCGAACCGGTGACGATCACCGTCGACGACACGGCGCCGATGCCGCCCGACGAATCGGAACTTGACGACGATTCCGACGCCGGGGCCGGCACCGACGTCGTCGAGTTCGAAGACGACGACATCGACGACGGCGAAGACGACTAG
- a CDS encoding glutamate--cysteine ligase — MERGSRESFTRMGTLGIEEECFVVDEDGRPTSGTDELVYEHDPPEILEGRLDHELFKFVIETQTPLIEEPGDARDSLLAIRRALVDHAENHGFRIAAAGLHPLAKWQELEHAEKPRYRSQLDRIQYPQHRNTTAGVHVHVGVDDADKAVWIANELRWYVPIMLALSANSPYWNGFDTGLQSARAKIFEALPNTGMPTHFEDFEAFDRFERRMLETESINDRGELWYDVRPHTAHGTVELRTPDGQADPEIVLAFVEYAHALVEALAEAYEDGTSGHRHRRELLDENKWRAIRYGQDASFIDRELEGTVDLGELVDRECERLGIDGIKRVYERESGADRQRRLLEEEGADALCESLFLRDEV, encoded by the coding sequence ATGGAACGCGGGTCCCGAGAATCGTTTACGCGCATGGGTACGTTGGGGATCGAGGAGGAGTGCTTCGTCGTCGACGAGGACGGCCGCCCCACCAGCGGGACCGACGAACTCGTCTACGAACACGATCCGCCGGAGATCCTCGAGGGACGGCTGGACCACGAGCTGTTCAAGTTCGTGATCGAAACCCAGACGCCGCTGATCGAGGAGCCCGGCGACGCCCGCGACTCGCTGCTGGCGATCCGCCGGGCATTAGTCGACCACGCCGAAAACCACGGCTTCCGAATCGCCGCCGCCGGCCTCCACCCGCTCGCGAAGTGGCAAGAACTCGAGCACGCGGAGAAACCCCGCTATCGCTCGCAACTCGACCGCATTCAGTATCCACAACATCGGAACACGACGGCGGGCGTCCACGTTCACGTCGGCGTCGACGACGCGGACAAGGCGGTCTGGATCGCCAACGAACTGCGCTGGTACGTGCCGATCATGCTCGCGCTGTCGGCGAACTCGCCGTACTGGAACGGATTCGACACGGGCCTCCAGTCCGCCCGCGCGAAAATTTTCGAGGCGCTGCCCAACACCGGGATGCCCACCCACTTCGAAGATTTCGAGGCGTTCGACCGGTTCGAACGCCGGATGCTCGAGACCGAGTCGATCAACGACCGGGGCGAACTCTGGTACGACGTGCGTCCCCACACGGCCCACGGTACGGTCGAACTCCGAACGCCGGACGGACAGGCCGATCCCGAAATCGTGCTGGCGTTCGTCGAGTACGCCCACGCGCTCGTCGAGGCGCTGGCCGAGGCCTACGAGGACGGCACGAGCGGGCACCGTCACCGCCGGGAACTGCTCGACGAGAACAAGTGGCGGGCCATCCGCTACGGACAGGACGCCTCCTTCATCGACCGCGAGCTCGAAGGAACCGTCGACCTGGGCGAACTCGTCGACCGCGAGTGCGAGCGGCTGGGAATCGACGGCATCAAGCGCGTCTACGAGCGCGAGAGCGGCGCGGATCGACAGCGCCGGTTGCTCGAGGAGGAAGGGGCGGACGCGCTGTGCGAATCGCTGTTCCTGCGAGACGAGGTGTAG
- a CDS encoding fatty acid--CoA ligase, with the protein MSEHPTIGDTLEQTVDRHPERDAIVYPRKDQRWTYAEFDKRVNRLANAFLEVGIEKGDRVATVLYNGSEMALTVYACAKIGAVFTPLNFRLPAGEIEYIVDDAAAEMVLFESATREAVEGARPNLETVDDYVFIDDDREGIPEYASGFYDLLESGSVARPDVRVAEDDVYAFIYTSGTTGRPKGVVHEHRNMVEHNLLCIAEGKMTRDDVGLSMMPLYHCAELHCNLFPRVHRGATSVIHHEFEPQAALEAIEDHDVTLVFAAPTAWNALSMTAAELDVDTSSLRLGLYGAAPMPEQVLENCMNHLCEDYLQAYGMTEIGPAGVFQPPEDQLSKQGTAGLPALNHELRIVEPDAPPDRKVDRGEIGEILIASPCTMREYWNRPEATERSLREADGTTWYYTGDLGYRDDDGYLTVVDRKDDMIVSGGENIYPAEVEDVLFAHDGVDEAAVVGEPDDEWGELVTAYVVADEGVDAAALDSFLLESDRLADFKRPRAYYFVDDLPKNPSGKIQKFKLREDEAGLEPEAETVTS; encoded by the coding sequence ATGTCAGAACATCCCACGATAGGAGACACGCTCGAGCAGACGGTCGATCGCCACCCCGAGCGCGACGCGATCGTCTATCCGCGGAAGGACCAGCGATGGACCTACGCCGAGTTCGACAAACGAGTCAATCGGCTGGCGAACGCCTTTCTCGAGGTCGGAATCGAAAAGGGAGATCGGGTCGCGACGGTGTTGTACAACGGGTCGGAGATGGCGCTTACCGTCTACGCGTGCGCCAAAATCGGGGCCGTCTTCACGCCGCTAAACTTCCGGCTGCCGGCGGGCGAGATCGAGTACATCGTCGACGATGCGGCGGCCGAGATGGTACTCTTCGAGTCCGCGACGCGGGAGGCGGTCGAGGGCGCGCGACCGAACCTCGAGACCGTCGACGACTACGTCTTCATCGACGACGACCGCGAGGGCATCCCCGAATACGCGAGCGGGTTCTACGACCTGCTCGAGTCGGGGTCCGTTGCCCGACCCGACGTCCGCGTCGCGGAAGACGACGTCTACGCCTTCATCTACACGTCGGGGACGACGGGGCGTCCGAAGGGGGTCGTCCACGAGCACCGGAACATGGTCGAACACAACCTCCTGTGTATCGCTGAGGGGAAAATGACCCGCGACGACGTCGGGCTGTCGATGATGCCGCTGTATCACTGCGCCGAACTCCACTGCAACCTCTTCCCGCGGGTTCACCGCGGCGCGACCAGTGTCATCCACCACGAGTTCGAACCCCAGGCTGCCCTCGAGGCGATCGAGGATCACGACGTCACGCTGGTCTTCGCGGCACCGACCGCGTGGAACGCGCTGTCGATGACCGCCGCCGAACTGGACGTCGACACGTCCTCGCTCCGGCTGGGACTGTACGGCGCGGCCCCGATGCCGGAACAGGTGCTCGAGAACTGCATGAATCACCTCTGCGAGGACTACCTGCAGGCCTACGGGATGACCGAGATCGGCCCCGCCGGCGTCTTTCAACCACCGGAGGACCAGCTCTCCAAACAGGGGACGGCCGGCCTGCCCGCGCTCAATCACGAACTGCGCATCGTCGAGCCCGACGCCCCTCCGGATCGGAAAGTCGACCGGGGCGAGATCGGCGAAATTCTGATCGCCAGCCCGTGTACGATGCGCGAGTACTGGAACCGGCCCGAGGCGACCGAGCGGTCGCTGCGCGAGGCCGACGGCACGACGTGGTACTACACCGGCGACCTGGGATACCGCGACGACGACGGCTACCTCACCGTCGTCGACCGGAAGGACGACATGATCGTCTCCGGCGGCGAGAACATCTATCCCGCCGAGGTCGAGGACGTGCTGTTCGCACACGACGGGGTCGACGAAGCGGCCGTCGTCGGCGAGCCCGACGACGAGTGGGGGGAGCTCGTCACCGCCTACGTCGTCGCCGACGAGGGCGTCGACGCGGCCGCGCTCGACTCGTTCCTCCTCGAGAGCGACCGGCTCGCCGATTTCAAGCGACCGCGGGCGTACTACTTCGTCGACGACCTCCCCAAGAATCCCAGCGGCAAGATCCAGAAGTTCAAACTCCGCGAGGACGAGGCGGGGCTCGAGCCCGAGGCCGAAACCGTCACGTCCTGA
- a CDS encoding DUF7282 domain-containing protein — protein sequence MYRARSIGVAVVATLVLLSGASFAFAATDAGVATQENETENETANETANVTFENQTSNGTAVMVNNTTLPEGGFIAIHAAALTDNASENETATNMSEEYEAGEVLGNSTYLDPGEHENVTVELNESFQESLEFNESGEVAHVLIAMAHQDTNGNETYDFPEADDPYVTDGEPVTDDALITFEEEMNETTDNETMDDDMMDNETMDDDTMD from the coding sequence ATGTACCGCGCAAGATCCATCGGTGTCGCAGTCGTCGCGACGCTCGTTCTCCTCTCAGGGGCGAGCTTCGCGTTCGCCGCGACCGACGCCGGCGTCGCGACACAGGAGAACGAGACCGAGAACGAAACGGCCAACGAAACAGCCAACGTAACGTTCGAGAACCAGACCTCGAACGGGACCGCGGTCATGGTCAACAACACGACGCTGCCCGAGGGTGGCTTCATCGCCATCCACGCGGCCGCGCTCACAGACAACGCCTCTGAGAACGAGACCGCGACGAACATGTCCGAGGAGTACGAGGCGGGCGAAGTCCTGGGTAACTCCACCTACCTCGACCCCGGCGAGCACGAGAACGTGACCGTCGAGCTCAACGAGTCCTTCCAGGAGAGCCTCGAGTTCAACGAGTCCGGTGAGGTGGCCCACGTCCTGATCGCGATGGCCCATCAGGACACGAACGGCAACGAGACGTACGACTTCCCCGAGGCCGACGATCCCTACGTCACTGACGGCGAGCCGGTGACCGACGACGCGCTGATCACGTTCGAGGAGGAGATGAACGAGACGACAGATAACGAGACGATGGACGACGATATGATGGACAACGAGACGATGGACGACGATACGATGGACTAG
- a CDS encoding PadR family transcriptional regulator, protein MSDNDSRGLQNPARADESPPTTDWPRSDGRDPSETNRSASDLRADGSTTWIGLTAFQRDCLEAVARCEHTSDTTDERAITYALEYAYPYIDYAQLQSNLATLVAHELVTSRRVDEGTSEYTPTDAGRALLARRATQLAAACGVVIEDRSAADLEALEDAAAPPKCERDG, encoded by the coding sequence ATGTCCGACAACGATTCGCGGGGCCTTCAAAACCCCGCTCGAGCAGACGAATCACCCCCAACCACCGACTGGCCCCGGTCTGACGGCAGAGATCCGAGCGAAACGAACCGATCCGCGTCAGACCTCCGTGCTGACGGGAGCACCACCTGGATCGGCCTCACCGCCTTCCAGCGCGACTGTCTCGAGGCAGTCGCGCGCTGCGAGCACACCAGCGACACCACGGACGAACGGGCGATCACGTATGCCCTCGAGTACGCCTATCCCTACATCGACTACGCCCAGCTCCAATCGAATCTGGCCACGCTCGTCGCACACGAGCTGGTCACCAGCCGGCGGGTCGACGAAGGGACGAGCGAGTACACCCCCACTGATGCGGGGCGCGCGCTGCTGGCACGACGTGCCACCCAGCTCGCGGCCGCCTGCGGCGTCGTGATCGAGGACCGCTCCGCCGCGGACCTCGAGGCGCTCGAGGACGCAGCCGCCCCACCGAAATGCGAACGGGACGGATGA
- a CDS encoding MarR family transcriptional regulator, whose product MRLDADWMVRADDRILEFLSEEGPHPPSKMENDERIKFGAEYIGRRCRDYLGPHGLVKNLGNGVYAITEDGASYLDGELDVSKIRTRT is encoded by the coding sequence ATGAGACTGGATGCGGACTGGATGGTCAGAGCTGACGACCGGATCTTGGAATTTCTCAGCGAAGAAGGTCCTCACCCCCCCTCTAAGATGGAGAACGACGAGAGAATCAAATTCGGTGCAGAATATATCGGCAGAAGATGTCGAGACTACCTCGGTCCGCATGGTCTTGTGAAAAACCTCGGAAATGGCGTGTATGCGATCACTGAGGACGGAGCTTCGTACTTGGACGGGGAATTGGATGTAAGCAAAATACGGACTCGAACATGA
- a CDS encoding fibrillarin-like rRNA/tRNA 2'-O-methyltransferase — protein MSEGLPAGVQRREFDGTERLATRGEPVYGEPTDGEWRAWNPHRSKLGAMLELGMDTALSGGETVLYLGAASGTTVSHVADFAGPTYAVEFAPRPVRDLLEAADSRERLFPLLKDARKPETYAHVVESDVDVIVQDVATRGQARVALENRQFLADDGRLLLAVKARSEDVIREPAAVFEDVREDLSEGYEVLEARGLEEYHADHLGIVARPR, from the coding sequence ATGAGTGAGGGGCTTCCGGCGGGAGTCCAGCGCCGCGAATTCGACGGGACCGAGCGACTTGCAACTCGAGGGGAGCCGGTCTACGGCGAGCCCACCGACGGCGAGTGGCGGGCGTGGAACCCTCACCGGTCGAAGTTGGGTGCCATGCTCGAGCTGGGGATGGACACCGCCCTCTCGGGGGGCGAAACGGTCCTCTATCTGGGTGCGGCGAGCGGGACGACCGTGAGCCACGTCGCGGATTTCGCCGGGCCGACCTACGCGGTGGAGTTCGCCCCGCGGCCGGTCCGGGACCTGCTCGAGGCCGCGGACTCGCGCGAGCGGCTCTTTCCGCTCCTGAAGGACGCCCGGAAGCCAGAGACTTACGCCCACGTCGTCGAGTCGGACGTGGACGTGATCGTGCAGGACGTGGCGACGCGGGGGCAGGCGCGGGTCGCGCTCGAGAACCGGCAGTTCCTGGCCGACGACGGGCGGTTGTTGTTGGCGGTGAAGGCGCGGAGTGAAGACGTGATTCGAGAGCCTGCGGCCGTGTTCGAGGACGTTCGCGAGGATCTGTCGGAGGGGTACGAGGTTCTAGAGGCGCGGGGGCTCGAGGAGTATCACGCGGATCATCTGGGGATTGTTGCGCGGCCGCGGTGA
- a CDS encoding NOP5/NOP56 family protein has product MTTEPSDSAWFRDVDPGDRDAARDAIDQGNANRPADWPAQAVDAGFADDKDDYYDRLHEATMAATRAEVRERERADDQQLVHAIRAMDDCSRTANELAERLAEWAGTVDPDAGTGVEYARTLARGESEDGLEEPAIRSLAERVAGLADEADELREFVERQTPAVAPNLSALAEPVLAARLISLAGGLEALAKKPSGTVQVLGAEDALFAHLRGHAPSPKHGIIYTHDAVRGTHPENRGSAARAVAGKLSIAARVDHYSGELKPELEAELAERIETIQARTTDEDAGTDGGADDE; this is encoded by the coding sequence ATGACTACCGAACCGTCGGACTCCGCCTGGTTCCGCGACGTCGATCCCGGTGACAGAGATGCAGCCCGCGACGCCATCGACCAGGGAAACGCGAACCGACCGGCAGACTGGCCCGCGCAAGCGGTTGATGCTGGCTTCGCGGACGACAAAGACGACTACTACGACCGACTGCACGAGGCGACGATGGCCGCGACTCGAGCGGAGGTGCGCGAGCGCGAGCGGGCGGACGATCAGCAGCTGGTTCACGCGATCAGGGCGATGGACGACTGCAGTCGGACGGCGAACGAACTCGCCGAGCGCCTGGCGGAGTGGGCCGGCACCGTCGATCCCGACGCCGGGACCGGCGTCGAGTACGCGCGAACGCTGGCTCGCGGCGAGAGCGAGGACGGACTCGAGGAGCCCGCGATCCGCTCGCTCGCCGAACGGGTGGCCGGCCTCGCGGACGAGGCCGACGAGCTCCGGGAGTTCGTCGAGCGTCAGACGCCGGCCGTCGCGCCGAACCTCTCGGCGCTGGCGGAGCCGGTCCTCGCGGCGCGGCTGATCTCCCTCGCCGGGGGGCTCGAGGCGCTCGCGAAGAAGCCAAGCGGGACCGTGCAGGTGCTCGGCGCGGAGGACGCGCTGTTCGCCCACCTGCGCGGACACGCGCCGTCGCCCAAGCACGGGATCATCTACACGCACGACGCGGTACGGGGGACCCACCCCGAGAATCGGGGCTCGGCGGCGCGTGCGGTGGCCGGGAAACTCTCGATCGCGGCCCGCGTCGATCACTACTCGGGCGAGTTGAAGCCCGAACTCGAGGCCGAACTGGCCGAACGAATCGAGACGATTCAGGCCCGGACGACGGACGAAGACGCCGGGACCGACGGAGGTGCGGACGATGAGTGA